Below is a window of Acidimicrobiales bacterium DNA.
CGTTCGTGGCCGGCGAGTACTGCCACGAGAGCGGGCTGTCACCCGTCACCGACAGGTTGAGGGCCAGGGTCACCCCGACGAGACCGGCCAGCGCCGCCGCGCCCCGGAGCGCCGAGCCCCGGGTCGTGCGGAACAGCAGCCAGCCCACGAGCGGCAGCACCACGTAGAACTCGACCTCCACCACGATCGACCAGGTGGGGGCGTCGATCTGGAGGAGCGAGCCCCGGAAGAAGTTCTGGGTGAAGGTGAGAAAGGCCCACCACTGGGACCGGGTGGCGCCCTCGACCACCAGGTAGGCGACGATCACGACGTAGTAGAGGGGCAGGATGCGCAGGGCCCGGTTGCGGCCGTAGCGGCCCAGATCCGGCGCCTCGGCATCGGCCCAGCACCACCGGGCGAAGGGCAGGAACAGCAGATATCCCGACAGGGCGTAGAACAGGTCGACGCCGTTGCCGGTGGCGGCCAGCAGGCGGTCCCGGAACGAGCCGAATATGGCGGCGGGGTCGTAGTTGTGGGCGTAGCCGTAGCAGTGCTCGACGATCACGGCCAGAGCCGCCACCGCCCGCACCGCTTCGAGGCGGATCGAGCGGGGCTCCCCGGCCTGGACCAGCCTGCCTCCGGGCTCGCG
It encodes the following:
- a CDS encoding acyltransferase, encoding MAGREPGGRLVQAGEPRSIRLEAVRAVAALAVIVEHCYGYAHNYDPAAIFGSFRDRLLAATGNGVDLFYALSGYLLFLPFARWCWADAEAPDLGRYGRNRALRILPLYYVVIVAYLVVEGATRSQWWAFLTFTQNFFRGSLLQIDAPTWSIVVEVEFYVVLPLVGWLLFRTTRGSALRGAAALAGLVGVTLALNLSVTGDSPLSWQYSPATNAFYFLPGMVLAYLTCLRPERVTSRLPRPLRRSDLWVATGVALWMIHAWLWSHNELLALGCFLVLAACVLPLDRGLATTVLQLRALGLVGMVSYSIYLWHAPIVEALARVVPAGFPGLLVASVAASLAVGAVSYAVVERPFLLLRRSWSSASPAPATSTTKTSSGVR